In Nocardia sputorum, a single genomic region encodes these proteins:
- a CDS encoding type II toxin-antitoxin system Rv0910 family toxin codes for MAKLKVSVDVPISPEEAWTHTSNLAELDKWLTMHEAWRGAVPAELTVGTQLVGIASVKGLRNRVTWTVRAAEPPRRLQLTGAGKGGTKLGLQLLVAPKGSGSEVTVDIELGGAPLFGPIGSGVARAVKGDIERSLDRFIALYG; via the coding sequence ATGGCAAAGCTGAAGGTCTCGGTCGACGTCCCGATCTCGCCCGAGGAGGCCTGGACGCACACCTCCAACCTCGCCGAACTCGACAAATGGCTGACCATGCACGAAGCGTGGCGCGGTGCGGTTCCGGCCGAGCTGACCGTCGGCACCCAGCTGGTCGGCATCGCCTCGGTGAAGGGCCTGCGCAACCGGGTCACCTGGACCGTGCGGGCCGCCGAGCCGCCGCGTCGCCTGCAACTGACCGGCGCGGGCAAAGGCGGCACGAAACTGGGACTGCAACTGCTCGTCGCGCCGAAAGGCTCCGGATCGGAGGTCACCGTCGACATCGAACTCGGCGGCGCGCCCCTGTTCGGCCCGATCGGCTCCGGAGTGGCCCGCGCGGTCAAAGGCGATATCGAGCGCTCGCTGGACCGCTTCATCGCCCTCTACGGCTGA
- a CDS encoding MFS transporter produces MRTISTDIPARLDRLPWSRWHWMIVIGLGSVWILDGLEVTVVGSVAARLSQPDSGLTITAAQVSGIAAAMYVAGAGSGALFFGWLTDRFGRKKLFLITLAVYLFATAMTALSFSMWWFVLFRFLTGFGIGGEYAAINSAIDELIPKQYRGRIDIVINGTYWLGAVGGALLSIVALNTDLFPPNVGWRLTFALGAVFGLVILLVRRHVPESPRWQFIHGHEDDAERTVTAIEQRVRADTGTALADVSDQRIRVRQRRTISFREIAEVMVRRYPRRGVLGLSLFIGQAFLYNAITFNYALILSRSFEIPDDRVGYYFAVLCFGNFLGPLLLGKLFDTVGRKPMIAGSYLGSAVLLLGTAWLFAGGHLTATTLTACWTAVLFVASCGASAAYLTVSEIFPMETRAMAIAFFYAIGTVAGGVAGPLVFAELTADGEPGKTALAFVIGALAMFAAGLVEVAYGVRAEGRSLEDLAEPLSATPEPSRVEAGQPPPSG; encoded by the coding sequence GTGCGGACCATATCGACCGACATCCCGGCCAGACTCGATCGTCTGCCCTGGTCGCGATGGCACTGGATGATCGTGATCGGGCTCGGATCCGTGTGGATCCTCGACGGGCTCGAAGTCACCGTCGTCGGCAGCGTGGCCGCCCGGCTGTCACAACCGGACAGTGGCCTGACCATCACAGCCGCACAGGTCTCCGGCATCGCCGCCGCCATGTACGTCGCGGGCGCAGGCTCCGGCGCGCTGTTCTTCGGTTGGCTGACCGACAGATTCGGGCGGAAGAAGCTGTTCCTGATCACCCTCGCGGTGTACCTCTTCGCGACCGCGATGACGGCGCTGTCGTTCTCGATGTGGTGGTTCGTCTTGTTCCGGTTCCTCACCGGGTTCGGTATCGGCGGCGAGTACGCGGCCATCAATTCCGCCATCGACGAACTGATTCCGAAACAGTACCGCGGCCGCATCGACATCGTCATCAACGGCACCTACTGGCTCGGGGCCGTCGGCGGTGCGCTGCTGTCCATCGTCGCGCTGAACACGGACCTGTTCCCGCCGAATGTGGGCTGGCGGTTGACCTTCGCGCTCGGCGCGGTCTTCGGTCTGGTCATCCTGCTGGTGCGCAGGCATGTCCCGGAGAGTCCGCGCTGGCAGTTCATCCACGGTCACGAGGACGACGCGGAACGCACCGTCACCGCGATCGAACAGCGCGTCCGCGCGGATACGGGCACGGCGTTGGCCGACGTGTCCGATCAGCGGATCCGCGTCCGGCAGCGCCGGACGATCTCCTTCCGGGAGATCGCCGAGGTGATGGTGCGGCGCTATCCGCGCCGCGGTGTGCTCGGCCTGTCGTTGTTCATCGGGCAGGCGTTCCTCTACAACGCCATCACGTTCAACTACGCGCTCATCCTGTCCAGGTCGTTCGAGATCCCGGACGACCGGGTCGGCTACTACTTCGCGGTGCTGTGCTTCGGCAACTTCCTGGGCCCGCTGCTGCTGGGCAAGCTGTTCGACACGGTCGGGCGCAAGCCGATGATCGCGGGCAGTTATCTCGGGTCGGCGGTGCTCTTGCTGGGCACCGCATGGCTTTTCGCGGGCGGTCACCTGACCGCTACGACGCTCACCGCGTGCTGGACCGCGGTGCTGTTCGTCGCGTCGTGCGGCGCCAGCGCGGCCTATCTGACCGTCAGCGAGATCTTCCCGATGGAGACCCGCGCCATGGCCATCGCCTTCTTCTACGCGATCGGGACGGTCGCGGGCGGCGTCGCGGGACCGTTGGTGTTCGCCGAGCTCACCGCGGACGGTGAGCCGGGGAAGACCGCCCTGGCGTTCGTCATCGGCGCGCTGGCCATGTTCGCGGCCGGGTTGGTCGAAGTGGCTTATGGGGTGCGCGCCGAAGGCCGGTCGCTGGAGGACTTGGCCGAGCCGCTCAGCGCGACGCCGGAGCCGAGCCGGGTGGAGGCCGGTCAGCCGCCGCCGAGTGGATAG
- a CDS encoding EthD domain-containing protein, which translates to MKTIFALWGVGDLRADDLAARLPEVAAAQANIADAAVETAMLRITTFDAPVRAVVSVWWAGDPRPEAAERALSAVAERVAGWHVEEVTPIPPPVTAALERAPGLSNIAFLRKPDGLPQADWLDRWRNRHTAIAIETQATFGYVQNVVTGPATAGAPGIAGIVEELFPIEALGDPHAFYGSGGDAAELARRIDRLMASVATFGGDRNLDVVPTSRYRLR; encoded by the coding sequence ATGAAGACCATCTTTGCGCTGTGGGGTGTCGGAGACCTGCGCGCGGACGATCTGGCGGCGCGCCTGCCGGAAGTGGCCGCCGCGCAGGCGAACATCGCGGACGCGGCGGTCGAGACGGCGATGCTGCGCATCACGACGTTCGACGCGCCGGTGCGGGCCGTCGTCAGCGTCTGGTGGGCGGGTGACCCGCGGCCGGAGGCGGCCGAGCGAGCGTTGAGCGCTGTCGCCGAGCGGGTGGCCGGCTGGCACGTCGAGGAGGTGACGCCGATCCCGCCGCCGGTCACCGCCGCGCTCGAGCGCGCGCCGGGCCTGTCGAACATCGCCTTCCTGCGCAAGCCGGACGGCCTGCCGCAGGCCGACTGGCTGGACCGCTGGCGCAACCGCCACACCGCGATCGCCATCGAGACGCAGGCGACGTTCGGCTACGTGCAGAACGTCGTGACCGGGCCCGCCACGGCCGGTGCGCCCGGCATCGCGGGAATCGTGGAGGAATTGTTCCCGATCGAAGCGCTCGGCGATCCGCACGCGTTCTACGGCAGCGGCGGTGACGCGGCGGAGCTGGCCCGCCGGATCGACCGGCTGATGGCCAGCGTCGCGACCTTCGGTGGCGATCGGAACCTGGATGTCGTGCCGACCAGCCGGTATCGGCTGCGCTGA
- a CDS encoding Vms1/Ankzf1 family peptidyl-tRNA hydrolase, whose product MADLRRIIRKHGPFASVCFDSSQDTEDAARESELRWHSIDTELERSGARPRLRRLLAQAIALHPPPRGRCGRLLIADETEVLADERLPSPPATRIVRVSPLPYLLPLLEAQAEKVPHVVALVDRVGSELYSLDGHGSEAREALRGPAHPAQPIRHDDWSHRTLRQRVADTTRRNIREFADELDRLAETVRAEVVVLAGEARARSELRAAFDAKGRDVVEAEAGPLAPGSDPKALDAEIREILHRVVAQRRRRVLDRFATEIRLPDGLAVAGLAATTTALRAAAVERLLLDPGALGDRLVLAGTAPNPLLGPAVHSSAGEMRRADEALPVAALAIGAEVMLVEAVAALRDGVGAVLRDR is encoded by the coding sequence ATGGCCGACCTCCGCCGGATAATCCGAAAGCACGGTCCCTTCGCCTCGGTCTGCTTCGACAGTTCGCAGGACACCGAGGACGCGGCGCGGGAAAGCGAACTGCGCTGGCACTCGATCGACACCGAACTGGAACGCAGCGGAGCCCGGCCGCGCCTGCGGCGGCTGCTGGCCCAGGCGATCGCGCTGCACCCACCACCGCGGGGCCGCTGCGGCAGACTGCTCATCGCCGACGAGACCGAAGTGCTCGCCGACGAACGCTTGCCGAGCCCGCCGGCCACCCGGATCGTCCGGGTGTCACCGCTGCCCTATCTGCTGCCGCTCCTGGAAGCGCAGGCGGAGAAGGTGCCGCACGTCGTCGCGCTCGTGGACCGGGTGGGCTCGGAACTCTACTCGCTGGACGGCCACGGCAGCGAAGCGCGGGAAGCCCTGCGCGGTCCCGCCCACCCGGCGCAGCCGATCCGGCACGACGACTGGTCGCATCGCACGCTCCGGCAGCGGGTCGCGGATACCACGCGGCGCAACATCCGCGAGTTCGCCGACGAGCTGGACCGGCTGGCCGAGACCGTGCGCGCGGAGGTCGTCGTGCTCGCCGGGGAAGCGCGAGCCCGTTCGGAATTGCGCGCGGCGTTCGACGCGAAGGGCCGCGACGTCGTCGAGGCCGAAGCCGGTCCGCTGGCACCGGGTTCGGACCCGAAGGCACTCGACGCGGAGATCCGCGAGATCCTGCATCGGGTGGTGGCGCAGCGCCGCCGCCGGGTGCTCGATCGCTTCGCCACCGAGATCCGGCTGCCGGACGGCTTGGCGGTGGCCGGACTGGCCGCGACCACGACCGCGTTGCGCGCCGCCGCCGTGGAGCGGCTGCTGCTCGACCCGGGGGCGCTGGGCGACCGCCTGGTGCTGGCCGGGACCGCGCCGAACCCGCTGCTCGGCCCGGCCGTGCACAGCTCGGCCGGGGAGATGCGCCGCGCCGACGAAGCCCTCCCGGTGGCCGCCCTGGCGATCGGGGCCGAGGTCATGCTGGTCGAGGCCGTCGCCGCCCTGCGCGACGGGGTCGGCGCCGTGCTGCGGGACCGCTAG
- a CDS encoding LysR substrate-binding domain-containing protein, with translation MLDVRKLRLLRELSHRETIAAVAEALAYTPSAVSQQLTALEREAGVPLLARTGRRVTLTPAAVALVQHTERILAVLEQATAELATTRAELTGTLRIGAFPTAVRTILSPALVALSSAHPRLELRVTELDPALAPDALRAETLDVALIQEYDYVPVPADPALHSEPLFEEVVYLAARCPGPLSAHRESPWIASTPGTLCHTMTVRACEAAGFTPRIRHHADDFGTVLALVAAGQGVALVPEFGTRDCPGGVTLVALPTRRRTHLAYRRGAGDHPVVRAARVALRESAERSPGR, from the coding sequence ATGCTCGATGTCCGCAAACTGCGTCTGCTGCGGGAACTGTCCCATCGCGAGACCATCGCCGCGGTCGCGGAAGCCCTCGCCTACACCCCTTCGGCGGTCTCCCAGCAGCTCACCGCCCTGGAACGGGAGGCGGGTGTGCCGCTGCTCGCGCGAACCGGCCGGCGGGTGACGCTCACCCCGGCGGCGGTGGCCCTCGTCCAGCACACCGAGCGCATTCTCGCGGTGCTCGAGCAGGCCACCGCCGAACTCGCCACGACACGCGCCGAACTGACCGGAACTCTCCGCATCGGAGCGTTCCCCACCGCCGTGCGGACCATCCTCTCCCCCGCACTCGTCGCGCTGAGCAGTGCGCATCCACGGCTGGAACTGCGCGTGACCGAACTGGATCCGGCGCTGGCGCCCGACGCGCTCCGCGCCGAGACACTGGACGTCGCGCTGATCCAGGAGTACGACTACGTGCCGGTCCCCGCCGATCCCGCGCTGCACAGCGAGCCGCTGTTCGAGGAGGTCGTCTATCTCGCCGCGCGCTGCCCCGGCCCGCTCTCCGCGCACCGCGAAAGTCCCTGGATCGCGAGCACGCCCGGCACGCTGTGCCACACGATGACGGTGCGCGCTTGCGAGGCGGCGGGATTCACACCCCGGATCCGGCATCACGCCGACGACTTCGGCACGGTCCTCGCGCTCGTGGCGGCCGGGCAGGGCGTCGCGCTGGTCCCGGAATTCGGGACGCGGGATTGCCCAGGAGGCGTCACGCTCGTCGCACTGCCGACGCGACGGCGGACCCACCTCGCCTATCGGCGCGGCGCGGGCGACCATCCCGTCGTGCGCGCCGCTCGGGTGGCGCTGCGCGAATCGGCCGAACGCTCTCCCGGCCGCTGA
- a CDS encoding alpha/beta fold hydrolase, which translates to MPHAVASDGVRLAYQVAGAGSPLVLLAGQANTHHWWDGIRADFETQHRTITLDWRGTGDSDKPDEVYSTAGFADDVVAVLDDLGVDRAAVYGTSMGGRVAQWLAARHPDRVHTLVLGCTSPGGKHAVERGPEVRRSLAQSDPAAARQALLELMYTPDRLASTAGPYNTLGDPAMPAYAKRRHLYASNKHDAWDVLPDIRVPTLVVHGTDDRFNPAANALLLAERIPGARLHLVEGARHAYFDEFRAVASPVVRTFLDAARP; encoded by the coding sequence GTGCCTCACGCAGTGGCGTCCGACGGGGTTCGCCTCGCCTATCAGGTGGCGGGCGCGGGTAGCCCGCTGGTCCTGCTCGCGGGTCAGGCCAACACCCACCACTGGTGGGACGGCATCCGCGCGGACTTCGAGACCCAACACCGCACCATCACCCTCGACTGGCGTGGCACCGGCGACAGCGACAAACCCGACGAGGTGTACAGCACGGCGGGTTTCGCCGACGACGTGGTCGCGGTACTCGACGACCTGGGCGTAGACCGGGCCGCCGTCTACGGCACGTCCATGGGCGGCCGGGTGGCCCAATGGTTGGCCGCGCGGCATCCCGATCGGGTGCACACCCTGGTGCTCGGCTGCACCTCTCCCGGCGGGAAGCATGCCGTCGAGCGCGGGCCGGAGGTCAGGCGCTCGCTCGCGCAGTCCGATCCGGCCGCCGCCCGCCAGGCTCTGCTGGAACTGATGTACACCCCCGACCGGCTGGCGAGTACGGCCGGCCCGTACAACACACTCGGCGATCCGGCCATGCCCGCCTATGCGAAACGCAGGCATCTCTACGCCAGCAACAAGCACGACGCGTGGGACGTTCTGCCGGACATCCGCGTCCCCACCCTGGTGGTGCACGGCACCGATGATCGGTTCAATCCGGCGGCGAACGCTCTCTTACTGGCCGAGCGCATTCCCGGTGCGCGACTGCATCTGGTCGAAGGCGCACGGCACGCGTACTTCGACGAGTTCCGTGCGGTGGCGAGCCCGGTCGTCCGGACATTTCTCGACGCGGCGCGGCCCTGA
- a CDS encoding DHA2 family efflux MFS transporter permease subunit — MTQPPDTQAAGPDPTSDKLDAAVFKVAGVVVLGAIMSILDITVVSVAIPTFQREFDTSYAIAAWTMTGYTLALATVIPLTGWAADRFGTKRLYIMALTFFVLGSLLCSTAWNIESLIAFRVIQGLGGGMLMPLGMTIMTHAAGPQRVGRVMAVLGVPMLLGPIGGPILGGWLIENFSWHWIFLINLPIGVVALALAFIVLPSDKPEPSESFDFIGMLLASPGLALFLFGVSSIPEQGTVLAARVLIPAAIGALLMVAFVLHALRTEHPLIDLHLFRNRALTFAVLTMVLFAVAFFGAGLLLPTYLQQVRGESALQAGLLIAPQGIGAMLSMPIAGRFVDKIGPGKIVLIGITLISIGTAYFVQLDADSSYLPMIGALVVMGLGMGCTMMPIMTAAIQTLTHQQVARGSTLMNIVNQTAGSIGTATMSVVLTNLLNNQPLARPAIASNFDPRLAEQLPPGAVDTGLQQAAEAFSHTYVVALVLIVLTLIPASFLPRTKPKDPQAADAATVIHA; from the coding sequence GTGACACAACCTCCGGATACCCAGGCTGCTGGGCCCGACCCGACGAGCGACAAACTGGACGCGGCCGTCTTCAAGGTCGCCGGCGTGGTCGTGCTGGGCGCGATCATGTCGATTCTCGACATCACCGTCGTCAGCGTCGCCATCCCGACCTTCCAGCGCGAATTCGACACGAGCTACGCCATCGCGGCGTGGACGATGACCGGCTACACGCTCGCGCTGGCCACCGTGATCCCGCTGACCGGCTGGGCGGCCGACCGTTTCGGCACCAAGCGGCTGTACATCATGGCGCTCACCTTCTTCGTGCTCGGCTCCCTGCTGTGCAGCACGGCGTGGAACATCGAATCGCTGATCGCCTTCCGCGTGATCCAGGGCCTGGGTGGCGGCATGCTGATGCCGCTGGGCATGACGATCATGACCCATGCCGCCGGCCCGCAGCGGGTGGGCCGGGTGATGGCGGTGCTGGGCGTGCCGATGCTGCTCGGCCCGATCGGCGGCCCCATCCTGGGCGGCTGGCTGATCGAGAACTTCAGCTGGCATTGGATCTTCCTGATCAACCTGCCGATCGGCGTGGTCGCCCTGGCGCTCGCGTTCATCGTGTTGCCCAGCGACAAGCCGGAGCCGTCGGAGTCGTTCGACTTCATCGGCATGCTGCTGGCCTCGCCCGGCCTGGCCCTGTTCCTGTTCGGCGTCTCCTCCATCCCGGAGCAGGGAACGGTGCTGGCGGCGCGGGTGCTGATCCCGGCCGCCATCGGCGCGCTGCTGATGGTCGCGTTCGTGCTGCACGCGCTGCGCACCGAACACCCGCTCATCGATCTGCATCTGTTCCGCAACCGCGCGCTCACCTTCGCGGTACTCACGATGGTGCTGTTCGCCGTCGCGTTCTTCGGGGCGGGTCTGCTCCTGCCGACGTATCTGCAGCAGGTGCGCGGCGAGTCGGCGCTGCAAGCGGGTCTGCTGATCGCGCCGCAGGGCATCGGCGCGATGCTCAGCATGCCGATCGCGGGGCGTTTCGTGGACAAGATCGGCCCCGGCAAGATCGTGCTCATCGGCATCACGCTGATCTCGATCGGCACCGCCTACTTCGTCCAACTCGACGCGGACAGCTCGTATCTGCCGATGATCGGCGCGCTGGTCGTGATGGGCCTGGGCATGGGCTGCACCATGATGCCGATCATGACCGCGGCGATCCAGACCCTGACCCACCAGCAGGTGGCGCGCGGGTCGACGCTGATGAACATCGTCAACCAGACCGCGGGCTCGATCGGCACGGCGACGATGTCGGTGGTGCTGACCAACCTGCTGAACAACCAACCGCTCGCGCGTCCGGCGATCGCGTCGAACTTCGATCCCCGCCTGGCGGAGCAGCTTCCGCCCGGGGCCGTCGATACCGGTCTGCAGCAGGCCGCCGAAGCGTTCAGCCACACCTATGTGGTGGCGCTGGTGCTGATCGTGCTCACCTTGATCCCGGCGTCCTTCCTGCCGCGCACGAAGCCGAAGGACCCGCAGGCGGCCGACGCGGCGACCGTGATCCACGCGTAG
- a CDS encoding ATP-binding protein: MVLSWILAAAVVIAVAGALYAVQYARAQRAKVETLIREQRATEDTLERFAATTLPAVAESIRRFESQVPPVEVQAGMENSRLAQILRWISERYADDLSLMRSETRDLTNNEAQQAIKAAEETARTEVAAASRQATSAAVRSFGTSVVSLGADVSQVVSAALREHRDDAVYETLTRIDHTVQQMIRQAQSYVIVCGGLPGRRWPAQTLTDVVGGAIGRVREYLRVRPNQLDRVVISRAVEPLVHTLATLLDNALRYSPPTSYVDVNFQEGHHGVTVIIDDAGVRMNAEQMEEARQVLAHERPVDIHQLGPSPKVGFPGIAALARRYGFTVYIDGPNVYGGMRAMVYIPESLLVTPQNVQEVAPVTEAKPEPATVPAKDAPSEQPVEDEHSLTVSEITSGGLPKRRRRTVALAPVGPRTEPGLARPEVAAAWHTGSKSGRAAASDDTEGMTS, encoded by the coding sequence GTGGTGCTTTCATGGATCCTCGCCGCCGCTGTGGTGATCGCCGTAGCGGGGGCGTTGTATGCAGTGCAGTATGCCAGGGCTCAGCGGGCCAAGGTCGAGACGCTGATCAGGGAACAACGCGCGACAGAAGACACGCTCGAGCGGTTCGCCGCCACCACGCTACCCGCGGTGGCCGAGTCGATCCGGCGGTTCGAGTCGCAGGTGCCCCCGGTCGAAGTCCAGGCGGGCATGGAGAATTCGCGGCTCGCGCAGATCCTGCGGTGGATCTCCGAGCGGTACGCCGACGATCTGAGCCTGATGCGCTCGGAGACCAGGGACCTGACCAACAACGAAGCGCAGCAGGCGATCAAGGCCGCCGAGGAGACCGCGCGCACCGAGGTCGCCGCCGCGTCGCGGCAGGCGACCAGCGCCGCGGTCCGCTCGTTCGGCACCTCGGTGGTCAGCCTCGGCGCGGACGTCAGCCAGGTGGTGAGCGCCGCGCTGCGTGAGCATCGCGACGACGCGGTGTACGAGACCCTCACCCGCATCGACCACACCGTGCAGCAGATGATCCGTCAGGCGCAGTCCTACGTGATCGTCTGCGGTGGCCTGCCCGGCCGCCGCTGGCCAGCGCAGACACTGACCGACGTGGTCGGCGGCGCCATCGGACGCGTCCGGGAATACCTGCGGGTGCGGCCCAACCAGCTCGACCGCGTCGTGATCAGCCGTGCGGTGGAACCCCTCGTGCACACGCTGGCGACCCTGCTGGACAACGCGTTGCGGTACTCTCCGCCGACCTCCTACGTGGACGTCAACTTCCAGGAGGGTCATCACGGCGTCACCGTCATCATCGATGACGCGGGCGTGCGGATGAACGCCGAGCAGATGGAGGAAGCCCGCCAAGTGCTCGCGCACGAGCGGCCCGTCGACATCCACCAGCTCGGCCCGTCGCCGAAGGTCGGCTTCCCGGGTATCGCCGCGCTGGCCCGCCGTTACGGTTTCACCGTCTACATCGACGGCCCGAACGTCTACGGCGGCATGCGCGCGATGGTCTACATCCCGGAGTCGCTGCTGGTCACCCCGCAGAACGTCCAGGAGGTCGCGCCCGTGACCGAGGCAAAACCGGAGCCGGCCACAGTTCCCGCGAAGGACGCGCCGAGCGAGCAGCCCGTCGAGGACGAGCACTCGCTGACGGTCAGCGAGATCACCAGCGGCGGACTACCCAAGCGACGACGCCGAACGGTCGCGCTCGCCCCGGTCGGGCCGCGCACCGAACCCGGCCTCGCTCGCCCCGAGGTCGCCGCAGCTTGGCATACCGGCTCCAAGAGCGGCCGCGCCGCCGCATCCGATGACACGGAAGGGATGACATCCTGA
- the dapA gene encoding 4-hydroxy-tetrahydrodipicolinate synthase, whose translation MTLAGLFVPLITPFTADGALAADALERLAHEVLDDGATGLVALGTTGEPATLTAPERAEVVAVCARVCRAHDAPLIVGVGSNSTAASVEALEGLDARSAAALTVVPYYTRPSEAGVLAHFRELAAAAPVPLVVYHIPYRTGLSLGTGTLLALADLPNVIGLKHAVGAVDEATVALMSALPADFAVLAGDDLFAPALLALGASGAITASAAVHTAAFAALVAAWRTGPVGAARSLGHRLAVLSAALFAEPNPTVIKAVLAAQGRIPSPMVRLPLLPASEAATRAALSVLAEFPATGTGNDWYCGPEGATLKR comes from the coding sequence ATGACGCTCGCAGGTCTTTTCGTCCCCCTGATCACGCCGTTCACCGCCGACGGCGCACTCGCCGCCGACGCGCTGGAGCGGCTCGCCCACGAGGTACTGGACGACGGTGCCACCGGCCTCGTCGCACTCGGCACCACCGGGGAACCCGCGACCCTGACGGCCCCGGAGCGGGCGGAGGTGGTCGCCGTCTGCGCGCGCGTCTGCCGGGCACACGACGCGCCGTTGATCGTCGGCGTGGGATCGAACTCGACGGCCGCTTCCGTCGAAGCCCTCGAAGGTCTGGACGCGCGGAGCGCCGCGGCCCTCACCGTGGTCCCGTACTACACGCGGCCCTCCGAGGCGGGTGTGCTCGCGCACTTCCGTGAGCTCGCCGCGGCGGCGCCGGTGCCGCTGGTCGTCTACCACATCCCCTACCGGACGGGGCTCTCCCTCGGTACCGGCACCTTGCTCGCCCTCGCCGACCTGCCCAACGTCATCGGTCTCAAGCATGCCGTCGGCGCCGTCGACGAAGCGACCGTCGCGCTGATGAGCGCGTTGCCCGCGGATTTCGCCGTGCTGGCCGGCGACGACTTGTTCGCTCCGGCGCTGCTGGCCCTCGGCGCATCCGGCGCGATCACGGCCTCCGCCGCCGTGCACACCGCGGCGTTCGCGGCTCTGGTCGCCGCGTGGCGCACCGGTCCGGTCGGCGCGGCGCGGTCGCTCGGTCACCGGCTGGCGGTATTGTCGGCCGCGCTGTTCGCCGAACCCAATCCGACGGTGATCAAAGCGGTGCTCGCGGCGCAGGGTCGCATACCGAGTCCGATGGTCCGGTTGCCGCTGCTACCCGCGAGCGAGGCCGCGACGCGGGCCGCGTTGTCGGTGCTCGCGGAATTCCCGGCGACAGGAACCGGTAATGACTGGTATTGCGGCCCCGAAGGTGCCACGCTTAAGCGGTGA
- a CDS encoding SDR family NAD(P)-dependent oxidoreductase, producing MAQQGTAVIVGVGPGLGMSMARRFGREGFRVALVSRSDARHAAYLADLASRGIDATAHVADVTDRSRLGAVLGDIRGGGPIGMVYYGPGPAQHPVPITDVDAATAQSAFEWVWPAIDVVSDVLPGMLEHGDGALFFAGGLSSVRPMPMLGHLALAAAALRNYALTLNAALAGRNLYAGTLTIGGLVERGDIHAMVTADPARFGSPEGHTLDPDDLADTAWDMYRTRDRAEEIFDALGG from the coding sequence ATGGCACAGCAGGGAACAGCGGTGATCGTCGGCGTCGGCCCCGGTCTCGGCATGTCGATGGCGCGGCGCTTCGGCCGGGAAGGATTCCGGGTCGCGCTGGTCTCACGGAGCGACGCGCGGCATGCCGCGTATCTGGCGGACCTGGCAAGTCGCGGCATCGACGCCACCGCCCACGTCGCGGACGTCACCGATCGCTCGCGGCTCGGCGCGGTACTCGGTGACATCCGCGGGGGCGGCCCGATCGGCATGGTCTACTACGGGCCGGGGCCGGCGCAGCATCCGGTGCCGATCACCGACGTCGACGCGGCCACGGCACAGTCGGCGTTCGAGTGGGTGTGGCCCGCGATCGACGTGGTGAGCGACGTGCTGCCCGGAATGCTCGAACATGGCGACGGCGCACTGTTTTTCGCCGGGGGGCTCTCCAGTGTCCGCCCCATGCCCATGCTCGGCCACCTCGCTCTCGCGGCCGCCGCGCTGCGCAACTACGCGCTCACCCTCAACGCCGCGCTGGCCGGGCGCAACCTCTACGCGGGCACGCTCACCATCGGCGGCCTCGTCGAACGCGGCGACATCCACGCCATGGTCACCGCCGATCCGGCGCGCTTCGGCAGCCCCGAAGGCCACACCCTCGATCCGGACGACCTGGCCGACACCGCGTGGGACATGTACCGCACCCGCGACCGCGCCGAGGAGATCTTCGACGCCCTCGGCGGGTGA
- a CDS encoding TetR/AcrR family transcriptional regulator — MTKPLRRDAARNREKLLAAAADVFTEQGLEGSLEEIARRAGVSIGTLYNHFPTRDALIDALLPPRLAAVDEIAARAAAEPDAWTAFTGFVEDLLVRLTADRGLLEAFTGDHPAAVRLAQACHRGMSQLSAILARVREDGALRADATDEDVVNLVWALSLLGETTGSPSWRRALQIVFDGLRSRR; from the coding sequence GTGACCAAACCGCTGCGCCGCGACGCCGCCCGCAATCGCGAGAAATTGCTCGCAGCAGCGGCCGATGTCTTCACCGAGCAGGGACTGGAAGGCTCCCTGGAAGAAATCGCGCGGCGCGCGGGTGTCAGCATCGGGACCCTCTACAACCATTTCCCGACCCGCGACGCGCTCATCGACGCACTCCTACCGCCCCGGCTGGCGGCGGTGGACGAGATCGCCGCCCGGGCAGCGGCAGAGCCGGACGCGTGGACGGCGTTCACCGGGTTCGTCGAAGACCTGCTGGTCCGGCTGACCGCCGATCGCGGTCTGCTCGAGGCGTTCACCGGGGATCATCCCGCCGCGGTGCGACTGGCGCAGGCCTGCCACCGCGGAATGTCGCAGCTGTCGGCCATTCTCGCGCGCGTGCGGGAAGACGGTGCGCTGCGCGCCGACGCGACCGACGAAGACGTCGTCAACTTGGTATGGGCGCTGTCGCTGCTCGGCGAGACCACGGGCTCGCCGTCGTGGCGGCGCGCCTTGCAGATCGTGTTCGACGGCCTGCGAAGCCGTCGGTGA